One genomic region from Terriglobus aquaticus encodes:
- a CDS encoding hemolysin family protein produces the protein MMLALVTLLLFAALVLSAYADRVYSEMGKFLARAYQDNLDSWVELIEPRFGLSRDSLALSATVLRLTSVAALGLLLGRHSREPGVLRYVVQLLELALVVVVFDRLVPQLIFLRTRGNWVRRVRWAYQVLFYVVLPLTLLVGLLLGIAQLAEHEDAEEVPSTGEGVDALLEAGEEEGILEESDRALVRSVVEFGDMVVREVMTPRPEVFAIPDTTTLAEFTEQLVESAFSRVPVYHGSLDNITGIAFAHDLLSVTDEDAAKRTVREMQRPAAFTPEPKRVNELLREMQNEKQHMRIVIDEYGAVAGLVTIEDLLEAIVGNIEDEHDEPAVPHQEIQAEGDGVWVLPGNLDMSDLRDLLQAYEEQVEENEQDGESRVRYRLLPDDLESTTVGGLVSELAGHIPLPGEVVEANGLRLEVLASTARLVTRVRLLVKPAEAPQRGRE, from the coding sequence ATGATGCTCGCGTTGGTAACGCTGCTGCTGTTTGCGGCCTTGGTGCTGAGTGCGTACGCCGACCGCGTGTACTCGGAAATGGGCAAGTTCCTGGCGCGCGCGTACCAAGACAACCTGGACTCCTGGGTCGAGTTGATCGAGCCGCGCTTCGGACTGTCGCGGGATTCCCTGGCGCTTTCGGCCACGGTTCTGCGGCTGACGTCGGTGGCCGCGCTGGGATTGTTGCTGGGGAGGCACTCGCGGGAGCCGGGCGTGCTGCGGTACGTGGTGCAATTGCTGGAGCTGGCGCTGGTGGTTGTGGTGTTTGACCGGCTGGTGCCGCAACTGATCTTCTTGCGAACGCGCGGCAACTGGGTGCGCCGGGTGCGCTGGGCATACCAGGTGCTGTTTTACGTGGTGCTGCCGCTGACGCTGCTGGTCGGACTGCTGCTGGGCATTGCGCAGTTGGCAGAACACGAGGACGCGGAAGAGGTTCCGTCGACCGGTGAAGGCGTGGATGCGCTGCTGGAGGCGGGCGAGGAAGAGGGCATTCTGGAGGAAAGCGACCGCGCGCTGGTGCGCAGCGTGGTGGAGTTTGGCGACATGGTCGTGCGCGAGGTGATGACACCGCGACCGGAGGTGTTCGCGATTCCAGACACGACGACCTTGGCGGAGTTCACCGAGCAATTAGTGGAGAGCGCGTTCTCCCGTGTGCCGGTGTACCACGGCTCGCTGGACAACATCACGGGCATCGCCTTCGCGCATGACCTGCTGAGCGTGACAGACGAGGACGCGGCGAAGCGCACCGTGCGCGAGATGCAGCGGCCGGCGGCGTTTACGCCGGAGCCGAAGCGCGTGAACGAGCTGCTGCGCGAGATGCAGAACGAGAAGCAGCATATGCGCATCGTCATTGACGAGTACGGCGCGGTGGCGGGTCTGGTGACGATTGAAGACCTGCTGGAAGCGATCGTCGGCAACATTGAGGACGAACACGACGAGCCAGCCGTTCCGCACCAGGAGATTCAGGCTGAGGGAGACGGTGTGTGGGTGCTGCCCGGCAACCTGGACATGAGCGACTTGCGCGACCTGCTGCAGGCGTACGAGGAGCAGGTGGAGGAGAACGAGCAGGACGGCGAGAGCCGCGTTCGGTACCGCCTGTTGCCGGATGACCTGGAGTCGACAACCGTGGGCGGCTTAGTGTCAGAGCTTGCGGGCCACATCCCGCTGCCGGGTGAGGTGGTAGAGGCGAACGGCCTGCGGCTGGAGGTGCTGGCATCCACGGCGCGTCTGGTGACGCGGGTGCGACTGCTGGTGAAGCCGGCCGAGGCGCCGCAACGCGGGCGAGAGTAG
- the ybeY gene encoding rRNA maturation RNase YbeY, producing MIEEPDGGRSEDLFRTLRKAVLARFLKTAQRAVQLPGEVNLLLADDARLKALNKAFRGKNKATDVLSFPAAENGQDLGDESMAGDLAISVETAARQAAEHGHSLEDELRVLTLHGVLHLAGYDHEADEGEMRALESQLRLKLKLPGGLIERVSEDANAAGDGAVKNVQLVRAKSVAVKQRSAKQAATKGTRRGAGKERV from the coding sequence GTGATCGAAGAGCCGGATGGCGGGCGGAGCGAAGACCTGTTTCGGACGCTGCGCAAGGCGGTGCTTGCGCGGTTCCTGAAGACAGCGCAGCGCGCGGTGCAGTTGCCCGGCGAAGTGAACCTCTTGCTGGCGGACGATGCCCGGCTCAAGGCGCTGAACAAGGCGTTTCGCGGCAAGAACAAGGCGACAGACGTGTTGTCATTCCCGGCGGCGGAGAACGGTCAGGATCTCGGCGATGAGAGCATGGCGGGCGATCTGGCGATCTCTGTGGAGACAGCCGCGCGGCAGGCGGCGGAGCACGGGCATTCCCTGGAAGACGAGCTGCGGGTGCTGACGCTGCACGGGGTGCTGCACTTGGCCGGCTATGACCATGAGGCAGACGAGGGCGAGATGCGCGCCCTGGAGAGCCAGTTGCGCTTGAAGCTGAAGTTGCCAGGTGGGTTGATCGAGCGCGTCAGCGAGGATGCGAACGCAGCGGGTGACGGTGCGGTGAAGAACGTACAGCTCGTCCGAGCGAAGAGCGTTGCCGTGAAGCAGAGATCGGCGAAGCAGGCGGCGACAAAAGGAACGCGGCGCGGCGCTGGAAAGGAACGCGTGTGA
- a CDS encoding PhoH family protein, translating into MVSTSVKSSLEISPNTEALFGARDENLFLMEQALGVAIDLRSHALEVSGEPEAVNRVERIVADFEALRRSGVHLAGPELHALIKLAVTDPNVTLRQLVDSGRQRTATGIKRMVNPRSTNQRKYVENIEAADMTFGIGPAGTGKTYLAVAMAASALMAKKVSRIILVRPAVEAGERLGFLPGSLQEKVDPYLRPLYDALYDLLDKERVDKLLEKGIIEIAPLAFMRGRTLSDAFIIMDEAQNTTIEQMKMFVTRLGMNSKAVITGDLTQIDLPNPKRSGLLDALRVLADVEGVRFTHFEDNDVVRHSLVQRIVKAYDTHAREQQMQLTLTDGVDAPVEVAPGTKTMQ; encoded by the coding sequence TTGGTATCTACGTCCGTGAAGAGCTCGCTGGAGATCTCGCCCAATACTGAAGCCCTGTTTGGAGCGCGCGATGAGAACCTTTTCCTGATGGAGCAGGCGCTGGGCGTCGCAATCGATCTGCGATCCCATGCGTTGGAAGTAAGCGGCGAGCCGGAAGCGGTGAACCGAGTTGAGCGGATTGTGGCGGATTTTGAGGCGTTGCGGCGCTCGGGCGTGCATCTGGCTGGGCCGGAACTGCATGCGCTTATCAAGCTGGCCGTCACGGACCCGAATGTGACGTTGCGGCAACTGGTCGATTCCGGGCGCCAGCGCACGGCGACCGGCATCAAGCGGATGGTGAATCCGCGGTCGACCAATCAGCGCAAGTACGTAGAGAACATCGAAGCGGCAGACATGACGTTTGGCATCGGACCGGCGGGTACGGGCAAGACGTACCTGGCGGTAGCGATGGCGGCGAGCGCGCTGATGGCGAAGAAGGTCAGCCGCATCATCCTGGTGCGGCCCGCGGTGGAGGCGGGCGAGCGGCTCGGGTTCCTGCCGGGATCGCTGCAGGAAAAGGTTGATCCCTACCTGCGGCCGCTGTACGACGCGTTGTACGACCTGCTGGATAAGGAGCGCGTCGACAAGCTGCTGGAAAAAGGCATCATCGAGATCGCGCCCCTGGCCTTCATGCGCGGCCGGACGCTGAGCGACGCCTTCATCATCATGGACGAGGCACAGAACACGACCATCGAGCAGATGAAGATGTTTGTGACGCGCCTGGGCATGAACTCGAAGGCTGTGATCACGGGTGATCTGACGCAGATCGACCTGCCCAACCCGAAGCGGAGCGGTTTGCTGGACGCGCTGCGGGTGCTGGCCGATGTGGAAGGCGTTCGCTTCACGCACTTTGAAGACAACGACGTGGTGCGGCACAGCCTGGTGCAGCGCATCGTCAAGGCGTACGACACGCATGCGCGCGAGCAGCAGATGCAGTTGACGCTGACCGACGGGGTGGATGCGCCGGTGGAGGTTGCTCCGGGAACGAAGACGATGCAATAG
- the rpsT gene encoding 30S ribosomal protein S20, with translation MANHVSSLKRAKQTLAKTAVNRSNRSKLRGSLRLLREALVKGDANAAKEQYRSTVSILDKAVQKGVLHDNTASRYKSRLNARLKALATKAA, from the coding sequence ATGGCAAACCACGTATCGTCCCTGAAGCGCGCCAAGCAGACGCTGGCCAAGACCGCCGTCAACCGCTCCAACCGTTCCAAGCTGCGTGGCAGCCTGCGCCTCCTGCGCGAAGCGCTCGTCAAGGGCGACGCCAACGCCGCCAAGGAGCAGTACCGCTCCACCGTCTCCATCCTCGACAAGGCGGTCCAGAAGGGCGTGCTGCACGATAACACCGCGTCACGCTACAAGAGCCGTCTCAACGCCCGCCTGAAGGCGCTGGCGACCAAGGCCGCCTAA
- the mrdA gene encoding penicillin-binding protein 2 gives MLPTEQIPATIGTREEKISPVKLAAVQYVIATIILVLLAGLWRLQVLNASDFRMLAEANRIRKVPILAPRGKLLDREGRLIVDNYSSVACYLLREQMHDADAEIRMIADGLHLTPDQVQDTIRHYQYAPKYQPIPLKADISPDEQAFIEAHRNELPELELLEEQRRLYPRHGFAAHLIGYVGEISEQDLNNPKYAFYEPGDVVGKSGVEQAYDSLLRGEDGSRDLIVNSHGREIGKLGEELAKPGQDLRLTIDLDLQTAAEKAMEGKNGALVAIDPHTGEVLAMVSRPVFDPNQFAVRLTRTYWNSILTDPEHPLLNKAIQAQVAPGSTFKIIMSVAGLEQGIAQTQHVVCSGGAEFYGHYYHCDAHHGNVSIDNAIPQSCDVFYYVLAQRLGIDTIARYATAFGLGQKTGIDLPEEAAGTMPSSQWKMKNFHQQWFAGETISVGIGQGAIAATPLQMVRALSGIASGGALKRPHIVFPQEIPEDQRSAFAESFPGSGDKNVPIQSAVWQTVTEGMSAVTTYGTAASVHLDGIDFAGKTGTAQVMSHDASARNGGGKKTQPNSWFVGISPRRNPDIAVAVLWENGNWGWHAGSVAAQVINAFVEKQRSHSKNLLIAQAPAPAPAAQGSDADKQDDGGQKNGDTDGNKNEKEPTASAEAPAAKPVHVKASAGGAGT, from the coding sequence GTGCTGCCCACCGAACAAATCCCAGCCACCATCGGTACGCGCGAAGAGAAGATCTCGCCCGTCAAGCTGGCGGCTGTTCAGTACGTCATCGCGACCATCATCCTTGTCCTGCTCGCCGGCCTCTGGCGTCTGCAGGTGCTCAATGCCAGCGACTTCCGCATGCTGGCCGAGGCCAACCGCATCCGCAAGGTTCCCATCCTTGCGCCGCGCGGCAAGCTGCTCGACCGCGAAGGCCGCCTCATCGTCGACAACTACTCGTCGGTCGCCTGCTACCTGCTCCGCGAGCAAATGCACGACGCCGATGCCGAGATCCGCATGATTGCGGACGGCCTTCACCTGACGCCCGACCAGGTGCAGGACACCATCCGCCACTACCAGTACGCCCCCAAGTACCAGCCCATCCCGCTCAAGGCCGACATCTCGCCCGACGAGCAGGCCTTCATTGAAGCGCATCGTAACGAGCTGCCCGAGCTCGAACTTCTGGAGGAACAGCGCCGGCTGTACCCGCGCCACGGCTTCGCCGCCCATCTGATCGGCTATGTCGGCGAAATCTCGGAGCAGGACCTGAACAACCCGAAGTACGCCTTCTACGAACCGGGCGATGTGGTGGGCAAATCAGGAGTTGAGCAGGCCTACGACTCGCTCTTGCGCGGCGAAGACGGCTCCCGCGACCTGATCGTGAACAGCCATGGCCGCGAGATCGGCAAGCTGGGCGAAGAGCTCGCCAAGCCCGGTCAGGACCTGCGCCTGACCATCGATCTCGACCTGCAGACTGCCGCCGAGAAGGCGATGGAAGGCAAGAACGGCGCCCTCGTCGCCATCGATCCGCACACCGGCGAGGTGCTCGCCATGGTTTCGAGGCCGGTCTTCGATCCAAACCAGTTTGCCGTGCGCCTCACTCGCACCTACTGGAACAGCATCCTGACGGACCCCGAGCACCCCTTGCTCAACAAAGCGATTCAGGCCCAGGTCGCGCCCGGCTCCACCTTCAAGATCATCATGAGTGTCGCCGGCCTGGAGCAGGGCATCGCTCAAACGCAACACGTCGTTTGCTCCGGCGGTGCCGAGTTTTACGGCCACTACTACCATTGTGACGCGCACCACGGGAACGTGAGCATCGACAACGCCATCCCGCAGTCGTGCGATGTGTTCTATTACGTCTTGGCCCAGCGCCTCGGCATCGACACCATCGCGCGGTACGCCACCGCGTTCGGCCTTGGGCAGAAGACCGGCATCGACCTGCCGGAAGAGGCCGCCGGCACCATGCCCAGCTCTCAGTGGAAGATGAAGAACTTCCACCAGCAGTGGTTCGCCGGCGAGACCATCTCCGTCGGCATCGGCCAGGGCGCCATCGCAGCTACGCCGCTGCAAATGGTGCGCGCTCTCAGCGGCATCGCCTCGGGTGGAGCCCTGAAACGCCCGCACATCGTCTTCCCGCAGGAGATTCCGGAGGATCAGCGATCAGCCTTCGCCGAAAGCTTTCCGGGCAGTGGCGACAAAAACGTGCCGATCCAGTCCGCCGTGTGGCAGACCGTCACGGAAGGCATGTCCGCGGTGACCACCTACGGCACCGCCGCCAGCGTGCACCTGGACGGCATCGACTTCGCCGGCAAGACCGGTACTGCCCAGGTCATGAGTCATGACGCGTCCGCGCGCAACGGCGGCGGCAAGAAGACCCAGCCGAACTCGTGGTTCGTTGGCATCTCGCCGCGTCGCAACCCGGATATCGCCGTTGCTGTCCTTTGGGAGAACGGCAACTGGGGCTGGCACGCCGGCTCAGTCGCCGCACAGGTGATCAACGCCTTCGTTGAAAAGCAGCGTTCGCACAGCAAGAACCTCCTGATCGCACAGGCGCCCGCTCCGGCTCCGGCCGCGCAGGGGAGCGACGCCGACAAGCAGGACGACGGTGGGCAGAAGAACGGAGACACCGACGGCAACAAGAACGAGAAGGAGCCAACCGCCTCCGCAGAAGCGCCTGCAGCGAAACCGGTGCATGTAAAAGCAAGTGCCGGCGGTGCAGGAACTTAG